In Chroicocephalus ridibundus chromosome 4, bChrRid1.1, whole genome shotgun sequence, one genomic interval encodes:
- the TALDO1 gene encoding transaldolase gives MSVSPVKRQKMESALDQLKHHTTVVADTGDFNAIDEYKPLDATTNPSLILAAAQMPAYQELVDDAVAYGKKLGGSEEEQIKNACDKLFVLFGAEILKRIPGRVSTEVDARLSFDKEGMIQRARRLIDLYKEAGIGKDRILIKLSSTWEGIQAGKVLEAEYGIHCNMTLLFSFAQAVACAEAGVTLISPFVGRILDWYVANGDKKAYEPSEDPGVKSVTKIYNYYKKFGYKTIVMGASFRNTGEIKALTGCDYLTISPKLLAELSKEYVKLTPTLSIKEAQACQLEKIHLDEKAFRWLHNEDQMAVEKLSDGIRKFAADAIKLERMLKERMFSAENGK, from the exons ATGTCGGTGTCCCCCGTGAAACGGCAGAAGATGGAGTCGGCGCTGGACCAGCTCAAGCACCACACCACCGTGGTGGCCGACACCGGGGACTTCAACG caATTGATGAGTACAAGCCCCTAGATGCCACCACCAACCCATCTCTGATCCTAGCTGCTGCTCAGATGCCAGCTTACCAGGAACTTGTGGATGATGCTGTTGCCTATGGGAAAAAACTTGGTGG GTCAGAAGAGGAGCAGATCAAAAATGCTTGTGACAAACTTTTTGTATTATTTGGAGCTGAAATATTGAAGAGGATACCTGGCCGTGTGTCCACAGAAGTAGATGCAAG GTTGTCCTTTGATAAGGAAGGAATGATTCAGAGGGCCAGGCGCCTCATTGACCTTTATAAGGAAGCAGGAATTGGTAAAGATCGTATTCTCATTAAGCTCTCTTCAACATGGGAAGGAATCCAGGCTGGCAA GGTGCTGGAAGCAGAGTATGGGATTCACTGCAACATGACCTTGCTGTTCTCCTTTGCTCAGGCGGTTGCCTGTGCTGAAGCTGGAGTTACTCTGATTTCCCCATTCGTAGGACGGATCCTGGATTGGTATGTTGCAAATGGAGATAAGAAAGCCTACGAGCCTTCAGAGGATCCAG GAGTGAAGAGTGTCACTAAGATCTATAACTATTACAAAAAGTTTGGCTACAAAACCATCGTGATGGGTGCTTCGTTTCGAAATACgggagaaataaaagcacttacaGGCTGTGACTATCTCACCATTTCACCCAAGCTTTTGGCAGAGCTCAGCAAAGAGTACGTCAAGTTAACtcccacgctcagtataaaagagG CTCAGGCATGTCAGCTTGAGAAGATCCACCTGGATGAGAAGGCATTCCGCTGGCTCCATAATGAAGACCAAATGGCTGTGGAGAAACTATCTGATGGGATCAGAAAATTTGCTGCAGATGCAATTAAACTGGAGAGGATGTTAAAG GAGCGAATGTTCAGTGCTGAAAATGGAAAGTAG